A stretch of DNA from Paenibacillus sp. FSL W8-0186:
AGGAGGCTCCGCTGCGCTGCATCTTGCTTATGTGGCAGCAGGCCGCTTGAGCGGGTATTATGAGGTAGGGCTGAATGCCTGGGATGTTGCAGCGGGCGCCCTCCTTGTGAAGGAATCCGGAGGAATCGTAACAGACACGACAGGGAATCCTTATGATCTCGGCGTGCGTCACCTGGTGGCGACGAACGGCAAAATTCACGGCGAGCTGCTGCAATCCCTGAAGGACGCTGGTGCAACAGGCATGCAGTAAGAGGATTTTTTTCTATTCTGTAATTCCTTAAATCATTTTAGGATGAAGGAGTGTATCAGGATGAGCGAAGATCGCGAGAAATTGGAGAAAGAGCTTAGCGAATTGCTGGGCGATGCCGAGGAGCGTACGGAGGAGGAACGGCAGGAGGAGACGCGTAAGAGCCTGCCTCATAAGTACGAAATCCGCATACAAACAGAGCTTGACCCGATTGTGGAGGAAACGCTGAAATACCGCAGCATGGCTAAGGAAATCGATGGCCGGTATGATGAGTATTTGAAGAAGACTGCGCGTGACATCAAAAGCCCTGAATAATTCGGGGCTTTTATTTTCACAGAATCACATACTATCGCCGAAGCGTCTGATTGATAGGATAGACTGATCGGCCTTATACTTGCCAGGCTGCGCATGATGAGGAGTGGAGAGTCATTGTTTGTTAGAAAAATGGGGATACGATGTTCGGCAGCCAGTCTGCTTATGCTTGCGGCCCTGCTTTGTTTTCCGGTAACCTTCCTGACTGCAGAATCGCGTTCCTTGACTGGAGATCAGGCCCTTGAGCGGGCTATAGCGGTTCAGATGGAGGAGAAGGCCTATCATATCGTTGCGCTGGGCGACTCGATCAGTGCAGGTTATGAACCAGGCATGGATGAAAAGAGCGTCCCTTACGGCTATGTGGAACGGCTTAGGGAGCAGGGACTGTATTATGGCCGGACGAAGGTTCATAATTATGGGATTCTAGGCCTGACCAGCAGCGGTCTTAAAAATTATATATCCGCAATTCAAAGCGGCGAGGCGATACGGCCTGAAGCAATTCAGCGCGGCTTGCCCGATCCGCGCATTGCCGCCTTTGCCGCGGGAATCGCCGATACCCGGGCGGCGCTGGAGCAAGCGGATCTGATCACCATTACGATCGGCGGCAATGACCTGTATAGTCTGCTAACGGATATTGCGCACTACAGCCCGGCTGAAATCGAAGCCAAGGGGCGGGAGCTTCTGGCTGCATACACGCTCAACGTACGGGAGATTCTCGATGATTTGACAGCAATCAATCCTCGGGCCCAAATTATCCTGATGGATCAATACCAGCCTGTACCTAAAAGGATCGCCGGCTCGGCGTATACCGATTTGGAAAACGCCGCAGATACGTTTACAGCGGCGGTTGAAGGAATTGCCGGCGAATATGCCAGCCAAGGCAAGCTTGTGAAGGCGGCGCATGTGGCGCAGGCATTCAAGGGGCGGGAAATTGCGCTGACGCATATTTTGCCGGGTGGAGATATTCATCCTAGCCAGGCAGGGTATGAAGCGATTGCCAAAGCCGTAGCCGAAGAGGCATGGGGAAGCTACCGGGAGAACGGGAAATTGAAGGAGGGCGTACCGCTTCATATCGTGGTGAAGGGTGAGAAGCTGCAAACACCATATGCTCCGGTGCTCCTTCATAATCAGACCTTTCTGGCGCTTAAGGATATTACGGAGGCAATCGGAGCTTCCGCGAGATGGGACAGCCGCAGCAGCACGGCTACAGTGACGTACGGCGGGCGGACGGTTGTCATCCCGATCGGTGCGAGCCAAGTGATTGCGAATGGCGAGCTGGTCGCTACGCATAACCCGGCTTTTCTGTATAAAATCGGCCAGGAAGCCAAAACTTACGTTCCTTTAGCTGTGCTTGCCCAAGGCCTGGGGCTCGATGTACAGTATTCCGAGAAGAGTAAGACGGTATTTATCAATTTATAATCTTATGGCTTCGGCTATCATCAATAAAGAGAAGGGCGCCCCGCATGTTCGCGTGGGACGCCCTTCCTTGTGTTTGCAATTTTTATTTGCCGCTGATCTCACGGAAGGAAGCTTCTGCCGCTTCCAGCGTAAAATCGATATCCTCGTCTGTATGGGCCGTCGTCAGGAACCAGGCCTCGTATTTGGAAGGCGCGAGGTTGACGCCCCGATTCAGCATAGCCCGGAAGAAGGCGGCGAACAGGTCGCTGTCCGTATCCTGCGCTTCCTCATAGTTGGTAACCGGATGGTCGCAGAAATGCGTCGAGAATGCTGCGGCAATCCGATTAATCGTCAGCGGAATGCCGTAACGGCTCGCCGAATCCGCCAGCCCGTTTGTCAGCTTGACGGCCAGCCGTTCCATCTCCGGATAGACGCCTTCTTCCCGCAATACTTCCAGGCAGGCGATTCCCGCCGAGATGGAAGCCGGGTTGCCGGCCATCGTTCCGGCCTGGTATGCCGGGCCGAGCGGAGCGACCTGCTCCATGACTTCCTTGCTGCCGCCGTACGCGCCGATCGGCAGGCCGCCGCCGATGATTTTGCCGAGCGCGGTCAAATCCGGCTGGATCGCCTCATGATTGGCCAGCCCGTTAAACGTCTGGGCTGAGCCGTAGTGGAGGCGGAAGGCGGTAATGACCTCGTCATAGATGACGAGCGCGCCATACTGCCGGGCAAGTCTGCAGAGATCCTCGAGGAAGCCTTCCTTCGGCATGACCATGCCGAAATTGCCGACGATCGGCTCGACCATCACCGCAGCTACGTCGTCGCCCCATTTGTTCAGGGCGGCCTGGAGCGCTCCAGCATCGTTAAACGGCACGGTAATCACCTCATGGGCGATGCTGGTCGGGATGCCGGCGCTGTCGGGAATGCCGAGCGTGGAAGGGCCGGAGCCTGCGGCTACCAGCACGAGGTCGGAATGGCCATGATAGCAGCCGGCAAATTTGATGATTTTATTGCGCTTGGTATAGGCACGCGCTACGCGGATGGTCGTCATGACGGCCTCTGTCCCGGAATTGACAAAGCGCACCTTGTCCATGGAAGGAATTGCGCTCTTTAACATTTTAGCTAGGGTAATCTCCAGCTCGGTTGGCGTACCGTACAAGGTGCCGTTAGCCGCCGCTTCCTGAATGGCGCGGGTCACATGCGGGTGAGCATGGCCGGTAATGATCGGGCCGTATGCTCCGAGATAATCGACATAGCGGTTGCCGTCTACGTCCCAGAAATGGGAGCCAGCCGCTTTATTCATAAAAACGGGCGCCCCGCCCCCAACCGCTTTGAAAGAGCGGGAGGGGCTGTTGACGCCGCCGACAATATGCTGGAGAGCTTCTTCGTATAAACGTTCGGATTGAATCCGGTTCATGAGGTACATCTTCCTTTCAAGTAGGTGTTTGGCGGATCAATGAATCAATTCCGGAAGGTTTCCGCAGCAGGGGGAGATCCGGAACCTGCGCCCGTGCTTCTGCTGGTTCCAGTTCCGGCGCCTGCGCCAGTACTCGTACTCTTGTCTGTATCCGCCGCTCCTGCCGGGCTGTTATCGCTGTCTGTGTCCTGTTCAGGTTCGTCCGGCGCGTTAAATACATCCTGAACGAATTGCTTTAATTGATCCTCGCTTCGAATGCCAATCACTTCGGAGCCGCCCACGTTTTTCTCTACGACCAGCTTCATCGGAGGAATTTGCTCGCTGCCCGCCATTTTACTGTCATAGGCAACGGTGGCCAGCTTCCACATATCGTTGACCGTCAGGTTCGTATCGATATACGGATTCACTTTCTCCAGAATTGACGGAAGCTTCATAATCGAGGTCGTCGATATCATTTTCTCGGCTACCGCTTTGAGGAAATTGCGCTGGCGCTCTGTACGCGAATAGTCGGAAAGAGCGTCATGGCGGAATCGGACGTACTGCAGGGCTGAATTGCCGTCAAGGTGCTGCTGGCCTTTTTTCAAATCGATATCATATTCATGGTTGTCGGCCTTACTTGTGTAGCGCATATCCTTCTCTACGTAGAAGTCCACGCCCCCGATGGCATCCACGAGCTCGATAAAGCCTTGGAAGTCCGTATAGACGTAATATTGAATCGGTATGCCGAGCAGCTCAGAGACCGTCTCCATCGCTTTGTTTGGCCCATGGGTAATGGCGGCGTTAATGCGGTCCGACCCGTAGCCTGGTATTTTAATATAGGTATCACGCATAATAGAGAACAGGTAGGCTTTCTTCTTCACGGGATCGATGGAGGCGACCAGCATCGTGTCGGACCGGGGGACCTCTCCCTTCTTCAGTCCGCGGGCGTCTACACCCATCAGCAGAATATTAACCTGCTCGGTGCCCTCCCATTTCGGCGGCTCGGCTTCCTTCTTGGTCTCGACCGGCTGTACGTTGTAGAAGGGCGAGTCCTCGCCTTTCTTCTGGAATTTATCAACTTGATTATAAATGGCGATAAAATAGTAAGCCGCAACAGCCGCGATGGCGACCAGAATTCCAGTGATGGACCAGATGATCGCCCGTTTCGTGCGTTTCGTCATATTGTTCGTTCCTTTCGGTGGATAACGATGAGAACCGTCATAAATTGGATGTATTGCATACCCATCCATTATAATTTCTTTTGTAGGTACAATCAATTTTCGTATTTGTGAAGTCAGAAAGGAGTTCATGCTGCATGGTTGATGTACAAGTTCAAGTAGGAGAGCTGGTTCCCAATTTCCGTCTTCCCGCGGATGGGGGAGAGGAGATTGCGTTAAGCGAATTTCGCGGCCGCAAGGTCGTTCTATATTTTTATCCGAGAGATATGACTCCGGCGTGCACGCGGCAGGCCTGCGATTTCCGCGACCAAAGCGAAGCGCTGCTGGAGCAGGGGGCCGTTGTTCTCGGTATTAGCGGGGATTCCGTGAAGTCGCATGATAAATTCAAGGCGAAGCATGGCCTGAACTTTCCGCTGCTCGCGGATGAGGATCACCGCGTTAGCCGGATGTTCGGCGTATGGCAGCTGAAGAAATTGTACGGCAGGGAATATGAAGGAATTGTGCGCTCGACCTTCCTGATCGATGAGGAGGGCAGACTGCAGAAGGAGTGGCGCGGCATCCGGGTAGCCGGACATGTGGAGAAGGTGCTGGAAGCTCTGCGGGATGACCAGAGAGCGAAGTAACATAGCGGACTAACATAGCAAAATAAGATATTTTGCCGTAGTCTAAATTGAGCAGGGCATTCATATAATCTACCAGAAACCCAATGAATTGATATAATCGCGGAGGTAGATTTTATATGAATACACAATGGCTGGCCGGATTCCCAGTGTTTCGCTTGATTAGCTTAGTAGTTGCTATTGTTCTTATCGTATCCTTCATTCCCCAATCCGAGAGCCAGAGCATCATGCCTGAAGCAGCCGCCCAATCCCCTGAGGATGCGGCGGCCGTCTTCAAGGTGCCCGCTGGCGCGGTCAGACCCGCTGCTTCGGCGGCTTCTTTTGCCAGAATATCCTCTTCGAAACAATCTTCTGTAATACCCGCTTCCCAGCCCCAATCCAAACCAAAAGAAGCAAGCAAAGTAATATATCTTACCTTTGATGACGGCCCTAGCAAATGGACGGATGACGTATTAGCCATATTGAAAAAAGCCGACGTGCCGGCCACATTTTTCGTGCTTGGCGAGCAAGCCAAGCGGTTCCCGGAGATCATTAACCGGATCAATGAGGCTGGACACGCGATCGGCAACCATACTTACAATCATAAATATGATGAATTGTATGCCAGCTTCGGTGTTTTCTGGTCCCAGATTAAGGAGACGGAGGAAGTGCTCCGCAATATTACGGGAAAGCGCCCCCCGCTAGTCAGAGCGCCCGGCGGAACGTACGGGCATTTTGATGCAGCTTATTTTCAGCTGCTGGAGCAAGGCGGCTATAAAGTATTCGACTGGAATCTGGACAGCGGCGACTCCAAGCGTAAAGGGGTTCCCGCCTCGGAAATCATACAAAATGCAACTCCCCCCAAGCCAGGAGACTCCGTCACATTGTTAATGCATGACGGTGCCGGACATGAGGAGACTGTGAAAGCTTTGCCCAAAATCATTGACTACTATAAGTCGCTCGGGTATGAATTCCGCGCGATAACTCCCGAGGTTCCGCCTATTCAGTTTGCCGTATCTCCTAAAATGAAGAACAGCAAGCGACCGCAGCCTTCAAGCGATTGGGTCCAGGCCCATATCGTTCCTAACGCCGAACTATTCGGTCCTGGCGAGCCGCTTTATGTTGAGGCAGGAGGTTTGGAGACGAAGCTTGCGGCTGGCGAATACGAACTCCGGGATGGACAATTCAGAGTACCGCTGCGGGCAGTCATGGAACGGCTCGGGGCCGAGGTCAGCTGGAACGGGCTGGAGAAAAGCGCGGTTGCAACCTGGGGAGATACAAGAATCATTGTCAGCTCGGCGGATGGCACCATCGTCGTTGAAGCCCCAGGGGAAAGCGAAAAGAGATATACAGCAAGCCTGGAATGGAGAAACGGGCTCCTATGGCTGCCGCTGCGTACGCTGCTGGAGGTAACCGGGCATGACATTATGTCGGTTACGGCCAATACAGAGGAGCGGCGGGTACGGGCGTCCTGATGGAAGGGCTGTTTCTCTTACATACGTCTATTTTAGGTAGTTTCTGGCGACAATGGTTGGTAGAATAGCGGCCGAAAATGGAGGTAGCCAGGTTATGATAGATCATTATTCAGCGGATTTGCTAGGGAAGCTGGTCAACCGGGTAGACAGTATAATAATAGGAAAAAGAAAGGAAATTGAGCTAGCCGTCGTCTGCATGCTGCAGGGCGGACATATTCTGCTCGAGGATGTTCCCGGGGTTGGCAAGACGCTGCTGGTGCGCACGCTTGCGGCTTGTCTGGGCGGTACGTTCGGCAGAATTCAGTTTACCTCGGATCTGATGCCCTCCGACGTAACCGGGGTGTCGGTGTACCGAGCCCAAACCGGACAATTCGAGTTCCGGCCAGGACCGATCATGGCGCATATCGTGCTGGCTGATGAAATTAACCGCGCGGCTCCGCGCACCCAGTCGGCCTTACTGGAGGCGATGGAAGAGCGCAAAGTGACGGTAGACGGGGTTACCCATCTGCTGCCGAAGCCTTTTTTGCTGCTGGCGACACAGAACCCATTGGATTACGAAGGGACTTACCGTTTGCCGGAAGCCCAGCTTGACCGGTTTTTAATGCGTATTTCCCTAGGCTATCCGCAGCCTGAGCAGGAGGTGGAGATGCTTGGCCGGATGCAGGAGGGAACTCCTGTTGAGGATATCCGCCCCGTGCTGCTGCTTGAGGAGATGGCGCAGATACAGCGCCAGGTCAGAAAGGTGCTTGTCGATGAGCGGATCAAGCAATATTTAGTGGGAATTGCCCATGCCTCCCGCCGCCATCCCCAGCTTGCGCTCGGAATCAGTCCTCGCGGCACACTGGCCTGGATGGGGGCCGCGCAAGCGATGGCCTATTATAAAGGGCGGTCTTATGTAATTCCTGATGACGCCAAGGCGGTAGCGGCGGCGGTGTTGGCCCACCGGCTTATGCTGAAGCCCGAGGCGAAACTGGCGGGGCTGCACGGAGAAGACATCGTGGAGGATTTATTGTCCCAGGGGAAGGTGCCCGTATTTCAGCAGCAGCGGGGTGCGTCGTCATGATGGGCAGCGGTGTTGGAGCATGGATGGCAGGCGTACCAGTCATAGGAGTTCTAGGGGCGCTTTATGCCTGGAAAGGAGGAGGAGCTTCGTTATTTCTTCTCCTGCTGGCGCTGCTTATTGGAGCTGTAGGTGCCGCTAGCCAGTTGTGCGGGCCAACAAGAGTTACTGTCCGCCGCACTTGGGCGCCTTCGGCCCCCTACGAAGGGGAAGAAATCGAGGTGACACTCCAGATTAGCCTGGAAGGCGGAATCCCTCCGCTCTGGGTTCAGGTCGAAGATGATTTGGCGGGACTTGAGCAAGAAAGAGGTAGGCTGCTGTTTTCAGGGTTTAAACGTAACTACAGTGGCACATACCGTTTGAGCGGAGTGGCCCGCGGGCTGTATACCGAAGGAAGCACGACGGTCGCATGGGGCGACGTGTTCGGCTGGTTCAAACGGGTCCGCCGCCTGCAGGGAAGGGATAAACTGCTTGTTCAGCCGCTTCCGCTTTATATAGCGGCATGGGACGAGATACTGGGAAGAAACGACGGAGAAGGCGGACGTGCTGATACGTCGCTGAAATATGCCCCGCTATGGGGCAGCCGCTTAAGGGCCTACGAGCCGGGCGATCCGGTGAAATCGATCCACTGGAAAATAAGCGCTCGCCGCGGCGAGCTGATTACCCGTGCTCCAGAGGAAGTTTACGCATGGCCAGCCTGTCTGATTCTGGATACGGAACCGGCATCTTATTTCGTTCCGGAACGGGGAGAAATTTTTGAGATAGCCGTATCTGCAGCGGCGGCATGGCTGCATCGGCAGAGCGAGGGGACGGACGCGTATTATTTTCGCCCGGGGCTGGGAAACAATACGCTGCAGCTCATTGGAAGAGAAGGATTGTATGAAGGGCTTGAGGTGTTAGCGCAGGTTCAGCTTGCCAGCGAGCGGTTCGCCCTTTCATTGAATGGAGCCGAATCATGGAATCACTTGGTTGTACCTGGGCAGCGGATCACGATAATCACAGGCTGCTTAACTCCTTCGCTTGTCGCCAGACTGCTGCAAATGGCCGACGCTGGAGCGGTGCTGGATGTATGGTGCTCTGGCGAATCCGGTGATGCAGCTGTACACGGCTCGGATGTAGAAGAGGCTGGCATAGGGAACGGCGGTGCTGAGAATTGGGAGAAGTCTGCGGGAAATTGGTCTGCTCAATTGAGCTCGCATGGAATCCGGATGGTTCCGCTTCTATACGACTCGGCCTCCGTACAGATGAAGCCGGGCAGGGGAGGAAGAGATCATGGCATTGCCTAGCTTGCAGCAGCAGGCTCGTGAGTATCCCATTCGTTCCGGCAAGCAGGAAGCCTTCCAGCCGTGGCTGCACAGAATAGCGGTTTCACTGCTGCTGTACGCCCTTTTTGCGGAGTGCTTGTACCCTCTTTACGCCATTGTGGTTGAGCATGAGAGAAGGGTTGTTACCGTCTTTCTTTACCTGACGGCAGCTCTTCTACTGGCCGGTTCTCTGCGGCTGGCCACATGGGTGCAGGCGATGTTGTACTTGATGCTTATTGGCGGGACATTGTTCTATTTGTTCGGGTTGCAGGAGGGCATGTCGTGGATTAGCTGGTATGGAATCGTTGCGGCTCAGGATATCGCTGCGATATTTCAAATGGGGCGGCTGAACGAAGCGAGCCCGGAATCGCGAATGCTGCTCTTGCTGATCGGGTGGAGCTTGCTGGTCGTATCTGTCCAGATGCTGGCCATCGGCAGGCAGACGATTTTGCTGTTCCTGGCGGTCGTCATCGTTTATTTGCTGACAATTGAGCTGATCTTCGATGCCCCGATATTTTATAACCTGGCGCGGGCAGCGGGAATTGGCCTTGCGATCCAGTGCTATGCGTTTGCCATGCAGATGAGGGAACAGGGATATATCAAGCAGATACCTTTATTTAAGAATAGAAAATCACACAAGGAGCATGCTTACAAAATCATCGCTCCCCTGACGGTTACGGGACTTGTTGGCTGCGCCGCGGCAATGAGTCTTCTGCTGCCGGCCCAGCCGGTTCAGCAGCAGCCTTTGCAGGCATTGATCAAAAGCCTTCAGGGCTGGTATCAAAAGGAGGGCTTGGCCGAAGCAAGCGTGACGACCTCGAGCGTATCGGGCTACGGGCGGGATGACGGTGAGCTCGGCGCGCCGCTCCAGCTCCGGTGGGATACGTACTTTACGGCGAAATCTCCGGTTTCTGCTTATTGGCGGGGGGAGAGTAAAAGCGTGTACACCGGCCGCGGCTGGCTGCAACCAGCGACGGAAGAGGAAGTGCAATTGCTTGCTAGCGGGGAGGGATCTAGCTTGCTGCCACAGGAAGATGATTTCGCGGGCGGCAGCAAGATCAGGCAAACGATTACGTTTCAGAAGCCGGTTACAGGACAGCTGCCGCTGCTGAGCGGAGGCATTCCTGTCCAAGTCGATCACGTGTTTGCCGAGGAGGGCAGGAGCGTCCCATTTGCCGCCAGGTTTGACCAAGCTGCCGGAGCCATATATTTGGACAGAGCTGGACAAGCTCAGCAGACTTCTGCAATGGAGGGGATCCAGGGCTACGAGCTGACGGTCATTCGGCAGCCGACCGCCGGAGGGTATCTCAGGCAGCTGGAAGATGGAGAACCGGCATCGATTGGCGAGCGGTATTTGCAGCTGCCGGATAGCTTGCCGGAGCGGGTTCGCGAGCTGGGTAAATCGCTCGTGCAGGACACCGGCAATCGCTATGATGCGGCGATGGCCGTAGCTAAATATTTGAAGCAGCATTACTCCTACAATTTGAATTCGGCGATCCCGCCAGCGGATGAAGATTTTGTCGACCGGTTCCTGTTTGTCGACCGCCAGGGTTATTGCGACCATTTCTCTACAGCTATGGTCGTGCTGCTGCGCAGCGGTGACATTCCAGCCCGCTGGGTCAAAGGCTTCACGCCTGGAGAGCGAAGCAAGGAAGAGCCTGACTTGTACACGATATCGTATGCGGATGCCCATGCGTGGGTGGAGGTGTATTTTCCTGAGCAAGGCTGGGTTCCGTTCGACCCGACACCGGGCTACGATTCCATCTTGTCGGCTTCGCCCCGGATAAGCGGTCAGTTTCTGCCTGCATGGATTCGGGAATTTGCGAACAATGTATCGGTCCTGCCTGCAGCGATAAAATCTATGCTGGATCATGGAATGCTCACCTTAAGGGAATCGCTGGTAAAAGCGCCGTTGATTTGGACTGCCGGATTGCTTGGCGTGTGGCCTATGATTTGGTTGATCATATGGATGGGGAGAAACAGTACGGTCTGGCGCGATTTATTAACGCTTCAGCGGATCATTGCCCGGCCGCGCAGCCGTTTTCCTGACCAGAAGCTGCTGCTGCATATCGCCGACCGGGTCTGGCGGCAGATTTACCGCATGTATGGAAATAAACCGGAAGGCATGACCGCTAGAGAATATGTGGATTCTCTAGCTGCTCAGGAAACAGCTAATCTAGGCAAATTGGAGGAGTTTGTCCGGGAATGGGAGACACTCTATTATGGAGGATTAAGGCCTGATCGGATGAATAGCCGAAATTTTCTGGAGTTATGCCGAAATTTGGCTTTGCGCCGTGGATAAGATGTCTTCCGAACTTTCTTGACGACTACTTTTGTCGTTTCGTATAATTAGGTTCATGAATTGAGGGAGGCTCGGTAATGAATAAGCCAAATGAATTGATTGTCGTTCTTGATTTTGGAGGGCAGTACAATCAGCTGATAGCAAGAAGAATTCGCGATTTGGGTGTATACAGCGAATTGTTGCCATACAATACTTCGGCAGAGCGGCTGCGGGAAATGGCCCCTAAGGGCATCGTCTTCTCTGGCGGTCCTTCCAGTGTGTATGCAGAAAATGCACCGCAAATCGACCCTGCTGTATATGACATCGGTGTGCCGATTTTCGGGATTTGTTACGGAATGCAATTGATGGCGCATCAGCTCGGCGGAAAGGTAGAACGTGCGGCTAAGCGCGAATACGGGAAGGCAGACGTGAATTTCGCCGAACATTCGGCACTCACGAAAGGCCTGGAGTCGAAGCAAACGGTATGGATGAGCCATGGCGACCATGTCGTGGAACTGCCGAAAGGCTTCGTCGTCGATGCATCGACGGAGCACGCTCCGATCGCTGGCTTCGCGAACAAAGAGCGCCGGTTGTACGGCGTCCAGTTCCATCCGGAGGTACGCCACTCCGTGCATGGCAACGAAATGATCCGCAACTTCCTGTATGAAGTGTGCGGATGTGAAGGCAACTGGAGCATGGAGACATTCATCGAGGATGCGATCCAGGATATCCGGACGCAGGTCGGCGACAAGAAGGTACTCTGTGCGCTGAGCGGCGGCGTTGATTCCTCCGTAGTCGCCATGCTTATCCACAAAGCGGTGGGCGATCAGTTGACCTGTATGTTCATCGATCACGGATTGCTGCGCAAAGGCGAGGCCGAGAGCGTAATGGAGACGTTTGTCGGCAAATTCGACATGAAGGTTGTCAAGATCGATGCGCGCGAACGCTTCCTGTCCAAGCTGGCAGGCGTCGATGATCCTGAGCAAAAACGGAAAATCATCGGCAACGAGTTTATTTACGTGTTCGAGGAAGAATCCAAGCAGTTTGATGATTTCGCATTTTTAGCGCAAGGTACGCTTTACACCGATATCGTGGAGAGCGGCACGGCGACGGCCCAGACGATCAAGTCTCACCATAACGTCGGCGGACTGCCGGAGGACATGAAGTTTGAGCTCGTTGAGCCTTTAAAGGCATTGTTCAAGGACGAGGTTCGCAAAGTCGGCGAGGAATGCGGCCTGCCATCGGAAATCGTATGGAGACAGCCGTTCCCTGGACCGGGTC
This window harbors:
- a CDS encoding stalk domain-containing protein codes for the protein MGIRCSAASLLMLAALLCFPVTFLTAESRSLTGDQALERAIAVQMEEKAYHIVALGDSISAGYEPGMDEKSVPYGYVERLREQGLYYGRTKVHNYGILGLTSSGLKNYISAIQSGEAIRPEAIQRGLPDPRIAAFAAGIADTRAALEQADLITITIGGNDLYSLLTDIAHYSPAEIEAKGRELLAAYTLNVREILDDLTAINPRAQIILMDQYQPVPKRIAGSAYTDLENAADTFTAAVEGIAGEYASQGKLVKAAHVAQAFKGREIALTHILPGGDIHPSQAGYEAIAKAVAEEAWGSYRENGKLKEGVPLHIVVKGEKLQTPYAPVLLHNQTFLALKDITEAIGASARWDSRSSTATVTYGGRTVVIPIGASQVIANGELVATHNPAFLYKIGQEAKTYVPLAVLAQGLGLDVQYSEKSKTVFINL
- a CDS encoding glutamate-1-semialdehyde 2,1-aminomutase, with protein sequence MNRIQSERLYEEALQHIVGGVNSPSRSFKAVGGGAPVFMNKAAGSHFWDVDGNRYVDYLGAYGPIITGHAHPHVTRAIQEAAANGTLYGTPTELEITLAKMLKSAIPSMDKVRFVNSGTEAVMTTIRVARAYTKRNKIIKFAGCYHGHSDLVLVAAGSGPSTLGIPDSAGIPTSIAHEVITVPFNDAGALQAALNKWGDDVAAVMVEPIVGNFGMVMPKEGFLEDLCRLARQYGALVIYDEVITAFRLHYGSAQTFNGLANHEAIQPDLTALGKIIGGGLPIGAYGGSKEVMEQVAPLGPAYQAGTMAGNPASISAGIACLEVLREEGVYPEMERLAVKLTNGLADSASRYGIPLTINRIAAAFSTHFCDHPVTNYEEAQDTDSDLFAAFFRAMLNRGVNLAPSKYEAWFLTTAHTDEDIDFTLEAAEASFREISGK
- a CDS encoding LCP family protein; translation: MTKRTKRAIIWSITGILVAIAAVAAYYFIAIYNQVDKFQKKGEDSPFYNVQPVETKKEAEPPKWEGTEQVNILLMGVDARGLKKGEVPRSDTMLVASIDPVKKKAYLFSIMRDTYIKIPGYGSDRINAAITHGPNKAMETVSELLGIPIQYYVYTDFQGFIELVDAIGGVDFYVEKDMRYTSKADNHEYDIDLKKGQQHLDGNSALQYVRFRHDALSDYSRTERQRNFLKAVAEKMISTTSIMKLPSILEKVNPYIDTNLTVNDMWKLATVAYDSKMAGSEQIPPMKLVVEKNVGGSEVIGIRSEDQLKQFVQDVFNAPDEPEQDTDSDNSPAGAADTDKSTSTGAGAGTGTSRSTGAGSGSPPAAETFRN
- the bcp gene encoding thioredoxin-dependent thiol peroxidase produces the protein MVDVQVQVGELVPNFRLPADGGEEIALSEFRGRKVVLYFYPRDMTPACTRQACDFRDQSEALLEQGAVVLGISGDSVKSHDKFKAKHGLNFPLLADEDHRVSRMFGVWQLKKLYGREYEGIVRSTFLIDEEGRLQKEWRGIRVAGHVEKVLEALRDDQRAK
- a CDS encoding polysaccharide deacetylase family protein, yielding MNTQWLAGFPVFRLISLVVAIVLIVSFIPQSESQSIMPEAAAQSPEDAAAVFKVPAGAVRPAASAASFARISSSKQSSVIPASQPQSKPKEASKVIYLTFDDGPSKWTDDVLAILKKADVPATFFVLGEQAKRFPEIINRINEAGHAIGNHTYNHKYDELYASFGVFWSQIKETEEVLRNITGKRPPLVRAPGGTYGHFDAAYFQLLEQGGYKVFDWNLDSGDSKRKGVPASEIIQNATPPKPGDSVTLLMHDGAGHEETVKALPKIIDYYKSLGYEFRAITPEVPPIQFAVSPKMKNSKRPQPSSDWVQAHIVPNAELFGPGEPLYVEAGGLETKLAAGEYELRDGQFRVPLRAVMERLGAEVSWNGLEKSAVATWGDTRIIVSSADGTIVVEAPGESEKRYTASLEWRNGLLWLPLRTLLEVTGHDIMSVTANTEERRVRAS
- a CDS encoding MoxR family ATPase: MIDHYSADLLGKLVNRVDSIIIGKRKEIELAVVCMLQGGHILLEDVPGVGKTLLVRTLAACLGGTFGRIQFTSDLMPSDVTGVSVYRAQTGQFEFRPGPIMAHIVLADEINRAAPRTQSALLEAMEERKVTVDGVTHLLPKPFLLLATQNPLDYEGTYRLPEAQLDRFLMRISLGYPQPEQEVEMLGRMQEGTPVEDIRPVLLLEEMAQIQRQVRKVLVDERIKQYLVGIAHASRRHPQLALGISPRGTLAWMGAAQAMAYYKGRSYVIPDDAKAVAAAVLAHRLMLKPEAKLAGLHGEDIVEDLLSQGKVPVFQQQRGASS
- a CDS encoding DUF58 domain-containing protein, which encodes MMGSGVGAWMAGVPVIGVLGALYAWKGGGASLFLLLLALLIGAVGAASQLCGPTRVTVRRTWAPSAPYEGEEIEVTLQISLEGGIPPLWVQVEDDLAGLEQERGRLLFSGFKRNYSGTYRLSGVARGLYTEGSTTVAWGDVFGWFKRVRRLQGRDKLLVQPLPLYIAAWDEILGRNDGEGGRADTSLKYAPLWGSRLRAYEPGDPVKSIHWKISARRGELITRAPEEVYAWPACLILDTEPASYFVPERGEIFEIAVSAAAAWLHRQSEGTDAYYFRPGLGNNTLQLIGREGLYEGLEVLAQVQLASERFALSLNGAESWNHLVVPGQRITIITGCLTPSLVARLLQMADAGAVLDVWCSGESGDAAVHGSDVEEAGIGNGGAENWEKSAGNWSAQLSSHGIRMVPLLYDSASVQMKPGRGGRDHGIA